The following coding sequences are from one Streptococcus sp. NPS 308 window:
- a CDS encoding replication-associated recombination protein A, whose protein sequence is MPDNLALRMRPKTIDQVIGQEHLVGPGKIIRRMVEANRLSSMILYGPPGIGKTSIASAIAGTTKYAFRTFNATVDSKKRLQEIAEEAKFSGGLVLLLDEIHRLDKTKQDFLLPLLESGLVIMIGATTENPFFSVTPAIRSRVQIFELEPLSNQDVKEAIQIALTDPERGFDFPVELDEDALDFIATSTNGDLRSAFNSLDLAVLSTPENDKGIRHITLDIMENSLQRSYITMDKDGDGHYDVLSALQKSIRGSDVDASLHYVARLIEAGDLPSLARRLTVIAYEDIGLANPEAQIHTVTALDAAQRIGFPEARILIANVVIDLALSPKSNSAYVAMDKALADLKTSGHLPIPRHLRDGHYSGSKELGNAQNYLYPHNYPGHWVKQEYLPEKIRDHHYFSPEDSGKYERALAQRKETIDKLRNS, encoded by the coding sequence ATGCCAGACAATCTCGCGCTTCGCATGCGCCCTAAAACCATCGACCAGGTCATCGGTCAGGAACATCTGGTCGGCCCAGGAAAAATCATCCGTCGCATGGTGGAGGCTAACCGCCTGTCATCCATGATTCTCTACGGACCTCCGGGTATCGGAAAAACCAGTATCGCCTCTGCCATCGCTGGAACGACCAAGTATGCCTTTCGGACCTTTAATGCGACAGTGGATAGTAAAAAGCGACTGCAAGAAATCGCGGAAGAAGCTAAATTCTCCGGTGGATTGGTCCTACTACTGGACGAGATTCACCGACTAGATAAAACCAAGCAAGACTTTCTACTTCCCCTCTTGGAAAGTGGTCTGGTCATCATGATTGGTGCGACGACTGAAAATCCCTTCTTTTCTGTCACTCCTGCCATCCGTAGCCGTGTTCAGATTTTTGAATTAGAACCCTTGTCCAATCAAGACGTCAAAGAGGCGATTCAGATCGCTCTAACTGACCCTGAGCGTGGTTTTGATTTCCCAGTTGAGCTAGATGAGGATGCGCTGGATTTCATCGCAACCTCTACCAATGGAGACCTCCGTTCTGCCTTTAATTCACTAGATTTGGCTGTTCTCTCTACTCCCGAAAATGACAAGGGCATTCGCCATATCACGCTTGATATTATGGAAAATAGCCTCCAGCGAAGCTATATTACTATGGACAAGGACGGGGATGGGCACTACGATGTCCTCTCAGCCCTGCAAAAGTCTATCCGTGGCTCGGATGTCGATGCCAGTCTCCACTACGTGGCCCGCTTGATTGAGGCTGGGGATCTTCCTAGTCTCGCTCGTCGTTTGACTGTTATCGCTTATGAAGATATCGGTTTGGCCAATCCTGAAGCTCAGATTCACACCGTGACTGCTCTGGATGCTGCACAAAGGATTGGTTTCCCAGAAGCCCGCATTCTCATTGCCAATGTCGTGATTGATTTGGCCCTTTCTCCAAAATCCAACTCAGCCTATGTAGCTATGGATAAGGCGCTTGCCGACCTCAAAACATCAGGGCACTTGCCTATTCCGCGACACCTGCGTGATGGGCATTATAGCGGGAGCAAGGAACTGGGAAATGCTCAAAACTATCTCTACCCCCATAACTATCCTGGACACTGGGTCAAGCAAGAATACCTACCAGAAAAAATCCGTGATCATCACTACTTTTCTCCAGAAGATAGTGGAAAATACGAACGAGCCTTGGCGCAACGCAAGGAAACCATTGATAAATTACGAAACTCGTGA
- a CDS encoding 16S rRNA (uracil(1498)-N(3))-methyltransferase translates to MQQYFVKGSAISPITIEDKDTSKHMFQVMRLKEDDEVTLVFDDGIKRLARVLNVEARQFELLEELADNVELPVQVTIASGFPKGDKLEFITQKVTELGASQIWAFPADWSVAKWDGKKLGKKVEKLEKIALGAAEQSKRNLVPSVKLFEKKADFLAQLDQFDSIVVAYEESAKEGEAAALLQAVTGLEKGAKLLFIFGPEGGLSPAEIESFEAKGAVLAGLGPRILRAETAPLYALSAISVLLELEK, encoded by the coding sequence ATGCAGCAATATTTTGTCAAAGGAAGTGCTATCTCTCCTATCACCATCGAGGACAAGGACACCAGCAAGCATATGTTTCAGGTTATGCGGCTGAAAGAAGATGATGAAGTTACCTTGGTTTTTGATGATGGCATCAAGCGATTAGCGCGCGTGCTAAATGTGGAAGCCCGTCAGTTTGAATTGCTCGAAGAATTAGCTGATAATGTAGAACTACCTGTCCAAGTGACCATCGCATCCGGCTTTCCCAAGGGAGATAAGCTGGAATTCATCACTCAAAAAGTGACCGAACTGGGTGCTAGCCAAATCTGGGCCTTTCCTGCTGATTGGTCGGTCGCCAAGTGGGATGGCAAGAAATTGGGCAAAAAGGTTGAAAAACTAGAAAAAATCGCCCTTGGAGCAGCCGAGCAAAGCAAACGAAATCTGGTGCCGAGTGTCAAACTTTTTGAGAAAAAAGCAGATTTTCTAGCCCAGCTGGACCAGTTTGACTCAATTGTGGTGGCTTATGAAGAATCAGCAAAAGAGGGAGAAGCCGCTGCGCTTCTGCAAGCAGTCACTGGTCTTGAAAAAGGAGCCAAATTGCTCTTTATCTTTGGTCCAGAAGGCGGTCTTTCACCTGCAGAAATTGAGAGTTTTGAAGCCAAAGGAGCCGTCTTGGCAGGACTTGGTCCTCGCATTTTACGAGCAGAAACAGCCCCACTTTATGCCTTATCAGCCATTAGTGTATTATTAGAACTAGAGAAATAA
- a CDS encoding NUDIX hydrolase: MEIEISDFTGCKIALFCGDKLLTILRDDKLNIPYPNTWELPGGGREGDESPFECAAREVFEELGIHLTEDCLLWSKVYPSMLFEGKESVFLVGKLRQEQFDSIVFGDEGQGYKLMGIEEFLGSDKVVPQLQDRVRDYMESNYD, encoded by the coding sequence ATGGAAATAGAAATTTCTGATTTTACAGGTTGCAAAATTGCCCTCTTTTGTGGTGATAAGCTCTTAACTATCTTACGTGATGACAAATTAAACATTCCATACCCTAATACCTGGGAATTGCCAGGTGGCGGACGAGAGGGTGATGAAAGTCCTTTTGAGTGCGCGGCGCGTGAAGTTTTTGAAGAACTGGGAATTCATTTGACTGAAGATTGCCTGCTTTGGAGTAAGGTTTATCCAAGTATGCTTTTTGAGGGGAAGGAATCCGTCTTTCTAGTTGGTAAGTTAAGGCAGGAACAGTTTGATAGTATCGTCTTTGGTGATGAAGGACAGGGCTATAAACTGATGGGCATTGAGGAGTTTCTTGGCTCAGATAAGGTTGTCCCCCAGTTGCAGGACAGGGTGAGGGATTATATGGAGAGTAACTATGATTAG
- a CDS encoding NADP-dependent oxidoreductase yields MKAAQHTTYNKNNITLNITEIAKPSITDKQVLVKVTAAGVNPLDNMISRGEVKMIVPYKLPQTAGNEVGGIVESIGKQVDNFQIGDRVFGRLPLDHIGAFAEYVAVDSQALAKVPDYLSDEEAASVPLTALTIIQALELMGAQAGKTIFISGGTGGVGGMAIPIAKAKGLKVITNGAGDSAERVLKLGADRFIDYKTEDYTKTVSQVDYVLDTLGGAETEKQMSIMKKGGHLVSLRAMPNGAFAKRMNLPKWKQMILGLAGRKFDKMAEKYGVHYHFIFVESNGAQLQEVADLFSKLEIKPSIDTVYPFEEVNSALDKVANGRSRGKTVLSFKK; encoded by the coding sequence ATGAAAGCCGCACAACACACTACTTATAACAAAAACAATATCACACTGAACATCACAGAAATCGCTAAACCAAGTATTACAGACAAACAAGTATTGGTGAAAGTCACCGCAGCCGGTGTTAATCCTCTCGATAACATGATCTCTCGTGGTGAGGTCAAGATGATTGTTCCTTACAAACTTCCTCAAACTGCAGGTAACGAGGTCGGTGGGATCGTTGAAAGCATTGGCAAGCAAGTTGACAACTTTCAGATAGGAGACCGTGTCTTTGGCCGTCTGCCACTTGATCATATCGGCGCCTTTGCAGAATACGTAGCTGTCGATAGCCAAGCCTTAGCCAAGGTTCCAGACTATCTATCAGACGAGGAGGCTGCTTCTGTTCCTCTTACTGCCTTGACCATTATACAGGCTCTTGAACTCATGGGCGCTCAAGCTGGGAAAACGATCTTTATTTCTGGTGGGACTGGTGGTGTCGGTGGAATGGCCATTCCAATTGCCAAGGCCAAAGGTTTGAAGGTCATCACCAATGGAGCTGGAGATAGTGCTGAGCGTGTTCTGAAACTAGGAGCAGATAGATTTATCGATTACAAAACAGAGGATTATACAAAAACTGTTAGCCAGGTTGATTATGTCCTCGATACACTTGGTGGGGCTGAAACTGAAAAACAAATGTCTATCATGAAAAAAGGTGGTCATCTTGTTTCCCTTCGTGCCATGCCAAACGGTGCCTTTGCCAAACGCATGAATCTACCAAAATGGAAACAGATGATTCTTGGCTTAGCAGGTCGCAAATTTGATAAGATGGCGGAAAAATATGGCGTCCACTATCATTTTATCTTTGTAGAAAGCAATGGCGCTCAATTACAAGAGGTAGCTGACCTCTTTAGTAAATTAGAAATCAAACCCTCTATCGATACAGTTTATCCATTTGAAGAGGTAAATAGCGCATTAGACAAGGTCGCTAATGGTCGCTCACGTGGAAAAACAGTCCTCAGCTTTAAGAAATAA
- a CDS encoding DUF3013 family protein yields the protein MATYGFLDVLEEELDKNFPFDFEISWDKRNHAVEVSFLLEAQNAAGVEMLDEDGEVSSDDILFEEAVLFYNPAKSTVNEEDYLTVIPYLPKKGFSREFLNYFALFLKDTAEVGLDALMDFLEDPEAEEFVMEWNQEVFEEGKVGLEEGEFYPYPRY from the coding sequence ATGGCAACATACGGATTTTTAGATGTTTTAGAGGAAGAATTGGACAAGAACTTCCCCTTTGACTTTGAGATTAGCTGGGACAAGCGCAACCACGCGGTTGAAGTGAGTTTTCTATTAGAGGCACAAAATGCTGCAGGGGTGGAGATGTTAGATGAAGACGGAGAGGTTTCGTCAGACGATATCCTATTTGAAGAAGCGGTACTCTTTTACAATCCTGCTAAGTCAACTGTCAATGAGGAAGACTATTTGACAGTTATCCCTTATCTGCCAAAGAAAGGATTTTCTCGTGAATTTTTAAACTATTTTGCTCTATTCCTCAAAGACACTGCAGAGGTTGGGCTGGATGCGCTCATGGACTTTTTGGAAGACCCAGAAGCAGAGGAGTTTGTCATGGAATGGAACCAAGAAGTCTTTGAAGAGGGAAAGGTTGGCTTGGAAGAGGGAGAATTTTATCCTTATCCGAGATACTAG
- a CDS encoding Rrf2 family transcriptional regulator yields MDTKFSVALHILTMISESKETLSSQALAISVGTNASYIRKVIALLKNADLIHSQQGKTGYQLSKSPKKMTLLEIYYATQEINHISLFPVHQNSNPDCPVGKHIQGAVSPLFASAESQLEKELANQTLEDVIDNLYKQAKQVRN; encoded by the coding sequence ATGGATACAAAATTCTCAGTTGCTTTGCATATCTTAACAATGATTAGTGAAAGCAAGGAAACCTTAAGTTCTCAAGCACTAGCTATTAGTGTTGGGACTAACGCTAGTTACATTCGAAAAGTGATTGCCTTATTGAAAAATGCAGATTTGATTCATTCCCAGCAAGGAAAAACAGGTTATCAACTCAGTAAGTCTCCAAAGAAAATGACTTTACTAGAGATCTACTATGCTACTCAAGAAATCAATCACATTAGTTTATTCCCTGTTCATCAAAATAGCAATCCTGATTGCCCTGTTGGAAAACATATCCAAGGAGCAGTTTCACCGCTTTTCGCTAGTGCCGAATCTCAATTAGAGAAGGAATTAGCAAATCAAACTTTAGAAGATGTCATTGACAATCTATATAAACAAGCTAAACAAGTCCGAAACTGA
- the pepF gene encoding oligoendopeptidase F: MEQKHRSEFPEKELWDLTALYQDREDFLRAIEKTREDINQFSRDYKGNLHTFEDFEKAFAELEQIYIQMSHIGNYAFMPQTTDYSNEDFANIAQAGMEFETDASVALTFFDDALVEAEEEVLDRLGELPHLTAAIRQAKIKKAHYLGADVEKALTNLGEVFYSPQDIYTKMRAGDFEMADFEAHGKTYKNSFVTYENFYQNHEDAEVREKSFRSFSEGLRKHQNTAAAAYLAQVKSEKLLADMKGYASVFDYLLAEQEVDRDMFDRQIDLIMQEFAPVAQRYLKHVAKVNGLEKMTFADWKLDLDSALNPEVSIDDAYDLVMKSVAPLGQEYTQEIARYQEERWVDFAANSGKDSGGYATDPYRVHPYVLMSWTGRLSDVYTLIHEIGHSGQFIFSDNHQSYFNAHMSTYYVEAPSTFNELLLSDYLEHQSDDPRQKRFALAHRLTDTYFHNFITHLLEAAFQRKVYTLIEEGETFGASKLNSIMKEVLTDFWGDAIEIDDDAALTWMRQAHYYMGLYSYTYSAGLVISTAGFLHLKNSENGAEDWLNLLKSGGSKTPLESAMIIGANISTDKPLRDTIQFLSDTVDQIMTYSAELGE; encoded by the coding sequence ATGGAACAAAAACACCGTTCAGAATTTCCTGAAAAGGAACTTTGGGATTTAACCGCCCTTTACCAAGACCGTGAGGATTTCTTGCGAGCAATCGAAAAGACTCGCGAAGATATTAACCAATTTAGCCGTGATTACAAGGGAAATCTTCATACTTTTGAAGATTTCGAGAAGGCCTTTGCGGAATTGGAACAAATCTACATTCAGATGAGTCATATTGGTAATTACGCCTTTATGCCTCAGACGACAGACTATAGCAATGAAGATTTTGCCAACATTGCCCAAGCTGGGATGGAATTTGAAACAGATGCCAGTGTAGCCTTGACCTTCTTTGACGATGCCTTGGTGGAAGCTGAAGAGGAAGTTTTGGATCGTTTGGGTGAATTACCACATTTAACAGCTGCCATTCGTCAGGCAAAAATCAAAAAAGCCCACTATCTTGGGGCAGATGTAGAAAAGGCCTTGACCAATCTGGGCGAAGTTTTCTACAGTCCACAGGATATTTACACCAAGATGCGTGCTGGGGATTTTGAAATGGCTGACTTTGAAGCTCATGGCAAGACCTACAAAAACAGCTTTGTAACTTATGAGAATTTCTACCAAAACCACGAGGACGCGGAGGTTCGTGAAAAATCCTTCCGTTCCTTCTCAGAAGGACTCCGTAAGCACCAGAATACAGCAGCTGCAGCCTATCTAGCTCAAGTCAAGTCTGAAAAACTCTTGGCAGATATGAAAGGCTATGCCTCAGTTTTTGACTATCTTCTAGCTGAGCAGGAAGTAGACCGTGACATGTTTGATCGTCAGATTGACCTCATTATGCAGGAATTTGCGCCAGTCGCTCAGAGATACCTCAAGCATGTTGCCAAGGTCAATGGTCTTGAAAAGATGACCTTCGCAGACTGGAAATTGGACTTGGATAGCGCCCTTAATCCTGAAGTGAGCATTGATGATGCCTACGATTTGGTCATGAAGTCAGTCGCACCATTGGGTCAAGAATACACCCAAGAAATTGCCCGCTACCAAGAAGAGCGCTGGGTGGACTTCGCTGCCAATAGTGGCAAGGATTCTGGCGGTTATGCAACGGATCCATATCGTGTGCACCCTTATGTCCTTATGAGCTGGACAGGTCGTTTGAGTGATGTCTATACCTTGATTCATGAAATCGGGCATTCTGGTCAATTCATCTTTTCAGATAATCACCAAAGTTACTTCAACGCTCATATGTCTACCTACTATGTCGAAGCACCATCAACCTTCAATGAATTGCTTTTAAGTGATTATTTGGAACACCAGTCTGACGACCCTCGTCAAAAACGCTTTGCCCTTGCCCACCGTTTGACAGATACCTACTTCCATAACTTTATTACCCACCTCTTGGAAGCAGCCTTCCAACGTAAGGTTTATACATTGATTGAAGAAGGGGAGACTTTTGGAGCAAGCAAACTTAACAGCATTATGAAGGAAGTCTTGACGGATTTCTGGGGAGATGCCATTGAAATTGACGACGATGCGGCTTTGACTTGGATGCGTCAAGCTCACTACTATATGGGCTTGTATAGTTACACCTACTCAGCCGGACTTGTCATCTCGACTGCTGGTTTCCTTCATCTGAAGAACTCTGAGAATGGAGCTGAAGACTGGCTAAATCTCCTTAAGTCTGGCGGTAGCAAAACACCACTTGAGTCAGCCATGATTATCGGAGCCAATATTTCAACAGACAAACCACTCCGTGATACCATCCAGTTCTTGTCAGACACAGTTGATCAGATTATGACCTACAGTGCGGAGTTGGGAGAGTAA
- a CDS encoding AI-2E family transporter, with translation MNLVKKYTPLILFIGLVALVILNASSFISGAISLFDVISTLIYGAVIAFVLNVPMKKIEQYLVKLKVKAELRRPIAMVLVFLALILIVIALLVLVLPTLAQTISQLGTVLSTVLTQLGKLLGSSEFVTKDMLSTIVSGIQGQSSSISQALIGFLSGLTSNIGNIFSSLMNAFLIIVFTFLFLSSKEHLAAMTSRLLKVFLPEKVVIKLTYIGQVALETYDQFLMSQLIEAVIIGVMIAVGYSVFGIPYGVMTGIFAGVLSFIPYVGPMIACVVGAIFIFTVSPTQALLSLLLYQVIQLIEGNLIYPRVVGQSIGLPAIFTLAAASIGGNLFGLLGMIFFTPIFAVIYRLVKEFVVAKENQLD, from the coding sequence ATGAACTTAGTAAAAAAATACACCCCGTTAATACTTTTTATAGGGCTGGTTGCTCTTGTAATTCTGAATGCATCGAGCTTTATATCAGGAGCAATCTCTCTCTTTGATGTAATATCAACCTTGATTTATGGTGCTGTTATTGCTTTTGTGCTTAATGTTCCTATGAAAAAAATTGAACAGTACTTAGTTAAATTGAAGGTAAAGGCAGAGTTGCGTCGTCCGATTGCCATGGTACTTGTTTTCCTAGCTCTTATCTTAATCGTGATTGCTCTTTTGGTTTTGGTGCTGCCAACCCTAGCCCAGACTATTAGTCAGCTGGGAACAGTCCTTTCAACAGTCCTTACTCAACTTGGGAAATTGCTAGGCAGCTCGGAATTTGTAACCAAAGACATGTTGTCAACTATCGTATCAGGAATTCAGGGACAGTCAAGCTCTATTAGCCAAGCTTTGATAGGTTTTTTATCAGGTCTGACTAGTAATATCGGCAATATTTTTTCAAGTTTGATGAATGCCTTTTTGATTATAGTCTTCACCTTTTTATTTTTATCCAGTAAGGAACATTTGGCAGCGATGACGAGTCGACTTCTAAAAGTTTTTCTTCCAGAGAAGGTGGTGATAAAGTTGACTTACATTGGACAAGTAGCACTAGAGACTTATGACCAATTTTTGATGAGTCAGCTGATTGAAGCAGTTATCATAGGAGTTATGATAGCGGTTGGTTACAGCGTGTTTGGGATACCCTATGGAGTAATGACAGGTATCTTTGCAGGAGTGCTATCGTTCATTCCTTATGTAGGGCCTATGATTGCTTGTGTTGTGGGAGCGATTTTTATCTTCACAGTGAGTCCTACTCAAGCCTTACTTTCTCTTCTTCTATATCAAGTTATACAGCTGATTGAAGGAAACCTTATTTATCCTAGAGTTGTAGGTCAGTCTATTGGTTTGCCAGCTATTTTCACGCTTGCGGCTGCTAGTATTGGAGGCAATCTCTTTGGCTTACTTGGGATGATATTCTTTACACCGATATTTGCTGTTATCTATCGATTGGTTAAGGAATTTGTCGTTGCAAAGGAAAATCAGCTAGATTAA
- a CDS encoding DUF308 domain-containing protein, translated as MKFSNRLLLFLAGVVFVLLGLFLFTNPVANLVAYSWWIAFGLLVSSIAAILGYFSVPKELRSPAHLFQGIVNLLLALYLVAYGFVTLPVVIPTILGIWLIVEAIIAFFKGNRLGLIFPIIGNHIMWIALLAFLLGLVILFNPVATSVFVVYVVAFAFLIVGFTYILDAFRK; from the coding sequence ATGAAATTTTCTAATCGTTTACTGCTATTCCTTGCAGGAGTTGTTTTTGTCCTTTTAGGACTTTTCCTATTTACAAACCCAGTAGCTAATCTTGTTGCTTACAGCTGGTGGATTGCATTTGGTTTACTGGTTTCTTCTATAGCAGCTATTTTAGGCTATTTCTCTGTACCAAAAGAGCTTCGCTCACCAGCTCATCTTTTCCAAGGGATTGTTAATCTTCTCTTAGCTCTTTACCTCGTTGCCTATGGCTTTGTGACGCTGCCAGTTGTCATTCCAACTATTTTAGGAATTTGGTTAATTGTAGAAGCCATTATAGCTTTCTTTAAAGGCAATCGTCTGGGATTGATTTTCCCTATTATTGGCAACCATATCATGTGGATAGCGTTGCTTGCATTTTTACTAGGTCTAGTGATTTTGTTCAATCCAGTAGCTACAAGTGTCTTTGTCGTTTATGTCGTTGCCTTTGCATTTTTAATTGTTGGTTTCACCTATATCCTTGATGCCTTTCGTAAATAA
- the prmA gene encoding 50S ribosomal protein L11 methyltransferase has protein sequence METWQELKVTVKREGEELVSNLLIELGAQGVAIEDSMDYVGNVDRFGEIFPEVEQQEEIVVTAYYPETVDVAAVEADLQARLAELADFMDLGEVKMGTTALAEEDWADNWKKYYEPARITYDLTIVPSWTDYDATAGEKIIKLDPGMAFGTGTHPTTKMSLFALEQVLRGGETVLDVGTGSGVLSIASSLLGAKEIFAYDLDDVAVRVAQENIELNPGMENIHVAAGDLLKGVEIEADVIVANILADILIHLTEDAYRLVKDEGYLIMSGIIKDKWDMVRESAESAGFFLETHMMQGEWNACVFKKTKDISGVIGG, from the coding sequence ATGGAAACATGGCAAGAGTTAAAAGTTACAGTGAAGCGTGAGGGAGAGGAGCTGGTCTCCAATCTCTTGATCGAGTTAGGAGCGCAGGGCGTTGCGATTGAAGACAGCATGGACTATGTGGGGAATGTCGACCGTTTTGGTGAGATTTTCCCAGAGGTCGAGCAACAGGAAGAAATCGTGGTGACTGCCTATTATCCCGAAACGGTTGATGTAGCGGCAGTTGAGGCAGACTTGCAGGCTCGTCTGGCAGAATTGGCAGATTTTATGGACTTAGGAGAAGTCAAGATGGGGACGACTGCCTTAGCTGAGGAAGACTGGGCAGACAACTGGAAGAAATATTACGAGCCAGCTCGCATCACTTATGACCTGACTATCGTACCGTCATGGACAGACTATGACGCGACTGCGGGAGAAAAGATTATCAAGCTAGATCCTGGTATGGCCTTCGGGACAGGAACCCATCCAACCACTAAGATGAGCCTATTTGCCTTGGAGCAGGTTCTTCGTGGTGGCGAAACGGTGCTGGATGTGGGGACAGGTTCAGGTGTCCTCTCCATTGCTAGCTCGCTTCTGGGCGCCAAGGAAATTTTCGCCTATGACCTGGATGATGTGGCAGTTCGTGTGGCTCAGGAAAATATCGAGCTCAATCCAGGTATGGAAAACATCCACGTTGCTGCTGGAGATTTGCTCAAGGGTGTGGAGATTGAGGCAGATGTCATTGTGGCAAATATATTAGCGGATATTCTCATTCATCTGACAGAGGATGCTTATCGCTTGGTCAAGGATGAAGGCTACCTGATCATGAGTGGCATTATCAAGGACAAGTGGGACATGGTGCGCGAGTCGGCTGAGTCGGCTGGATTTTTCCTTGAAACCCACATGATGCAAGGGGAATGGAATGCCTGTGTCTTTAAGAAAACCAAGGATATTTCAGGTGTGATTGGAGGCTAG
- a CDS encoding GNAT family N-acetyltransferase, with translation MIRLERAGAEDLETVIAIQRASFKAVYEKYQDEYDPYLEDRERIKWKLVERPNSYYYFVKEKDENIGFLRVQTNEELTEAWLGTAAILPQHQGKGYGSEGLRLLEKEFQTIKQWDLCTVLQDAGMVAFYEKNGYRQTHIEPEKEGMDMVYMKKLIDK, from the coding sequence ATGATTAGACTAGAACGAGCAGGAGCAGAGGATTTAGAAACCGTAATTGCAATTCAAAGAGCTAGCTTTAAGGCTGTCTATGAGAAATATCAAGATGAGTATGATCCTTATCTGGAGGACCGTGAACGAATCAAGTGGAAATTGGTTGAGCGTCCTAATAGCTATTACTACTTTGTGAAAGAAAAAGACGAAAATATCGGATTTTTACGAGTTCAGACCAATGAAGAGTTGACGGAGGCTTGGTTGGGAACGGCAGCGATTTTGCCTCAGCATCAAGGAAAAGGTTATGGTTCTGAGGGATTGAGATTGCTGGAAAAGGAATTTCAAACGATTAAACAGTGGGATTTGTGTACAGTATTACAGGATGCGGGGATGGTTGCCTTTTATGAGAAAAATGGCTACCGTCAAACTCATATCGAGCCTGAAAAAGAAGGTATGGATATGGTCTACATGAAAAAATTGATTGACAAATAG
- a CDS encoding M50 family metallopeptidase — protein MKKFGTYLVYVLAFAFIMLAFACGTIAFAELGYSAVLAFTFGYSFALLSMYLIFILHELGHAFCGYLTGYRLVAFGLGHFLLTKKSGRFYLSRTAVLKNVGAQYIGLKEDESDQRIILMLSGGLMVHLSLILLAILFGVLTRSWYFAGTWIFLNLSFFLNNALPVGITDGAKIWELLQHPENTKYAYLVLRHSAQTLLAPQEYDLKDFTMPVDEDARGSFAESVQTLQGLVFILDDNIELAKQQFQSLLEKTDNPMSKTISQLYLLQIALLEGDHEKAEEYASNRGVKSFLSLKMADMQIIQAWYQFKARKDMAQTRKAMKIARQKMNTSRMLRDEKGYYANWLEELEKALAEGV, from the coding sequence ATGAAAAAATTTGGGACGTATTTGGTTTATGTGCTAGCTTTTGCCTTTATTATGCTAGCTTTTGCTTGTGGCACTATCGCATTTGCAGAGTTGGGGTATTCTGCAGTTTTAGCCTTTACTTTTGGTTATTCCTTTGCTCTTCTAAGCATGTATTTAATCTTTATTCTTCATGAGCTGGGTCATGCTTTTTGTGGCTACTTGACAGGCTATCGGCTGGTGGCTTTTGGATTAGGACATTTTCTTTTGACCAAAAAGTCAGGCAGGTTTTATCTTAGTCGAACAGCCGTTCTGAAAAATGTTGGTGCTCAGTACATTGGATTGAAAGAAGATGAAAGTGATCAAAGAATCATCCTGATGCTTTCAGGAGGCTTGATGGTCCATCTCAGCTTGATATTATTGGCGATATTGTTTGGAGTTTTGACAAGAAGCTGGTATTTTGCTGGTACTTGGATTTTTCTGAATTTATCTTTCTTCCTAAACAACGCTTTGCCAGTCGGCATCACCGATGGAGCGAAAATCTGGGAATTGCTACAACACCCTGAAAATACCAAATACGCCTACCTAGTGTTGAGGCATTCTGCCCAGACCTTGCTAGCTCCTCAAGAATATGATTTGAAAGACTTTACCATGCCTGTTGATGAGGATGCGAGAGGGAGTTTTGCAGAAAGTGTTCAGACTCTTCAGGGCTTGGTATTCATATTGGATGATAATATAGAACTTGCAAAGCAACAGTTTCAGTCTTTGCTAGAGAAAACAGATAATCCAATGTCTAAAACGATTTCTCAATTATACCTTCTTCAAATAGCCTTGCTAGAAGGAGATCATGAAAAAGCGGAGGAGTATGCAAGTAATCGAGGAGTTAAATCCTTTTTGTCTCTAAAAATGGCAGACATGCAGATCATTCAAGCCTGGTATCAATTTAAGGCAAGGAAAGACATGGCTCAAACTCGCAAGGCTATGAAGATTGCTAGACAGAAAATGAATACTAGTCGCATGTTGCGAGATGAGAAAGGCTACTATGCAAACTGGTTAGAGGAGCTGGAGAAGGCATTAGCTGAAGGAGTTTGA